One window from the genome of Phycisphaerales bacterium encodes:
- a CDS encoding GNAT family N-acetyltransferase, whose protein sequence is MAPESDGIEVCRLGPEHTEAYVKVRQRMLHEEPWSFGSTPAEDLDLARQQTRELLADDGWAYVGAIDGDAIVSTARLFRTTRPKQAHAASIVSVWTDPAYRGRGLGRRVLLAIIDVARGWPGVELIELSVSEPSQAARRLYESLGFMTWGVQPDAMRVHGHSASERYMQLVLGERGRP, encoded by the coding sequence ATGGCGCCCGAGAGCGATGGCATCGAGGTCTGCCGGCTCGGACCCGAGCACACCGAGGCGTACGTCAAGGTCCGCCAGCGCATGCTCCATGAAGAGCCGTGGTCCTTCGGTTCGACCCCGGCGGAGGACCTTGATCTGGCACGCCAGCAGACGCGCGAGCTGCTGGCCGACGACGGCTGGGCGTACGTCGGCGCCATCGATGGCGACGCCATCGTTTCGACGGCCCGGCTCTTTCGAACGACCCGACCGAAGCAGGCCCACGCGGCGTCGATCGTGAGCGTGTGGACGGACCCGGCGTACCGCGGCCGCGGGCTCGGCAGGCGCGTCCTGCTCGCGATCATCGACGTTGCGCGCGGCTGGCCCGGCGTCGAATTGATCGAACTGAGCGTCAGCGAACCGAGCCAGGCGGCCCGCCGGCTGTACGAGTCGCTGGGCTTTATGACCTGGGGCGTGCAGCCCGACGCAATGCGCGTCCATGGCCACTCCGCCAGCGAGCGGTACATGCAGCTCGTGCTCGGCGAACGCGGTCGGCCTTGA
- the pheS gene encoding phenylalanine--tRNA ligase subunit alpha, which yields MSETPQTAIDFLATLDALQADGLAELESVGDAAALEAWRVAFLGSKGRLKAAMAGMKDVPKEQKPAAGQKANAVKTALEEAFEGRKAALSGGGGASGGAIVDLTEPGLHTASALGRRHILMQVRSELVEVCARLGFAVASGPELEDDEHNFVKLNIPADHPARDPIDNFYVDDPAKSERPRMLRSQTSTVQIRTMERAVKEGWGPPLKVISPGRVYRPDTVDATHSFMFHQLEGLYVDEGVSMVDLKTTLLQFAEAYFGKGAQIRLRPSFFPFTEPSAEFDMMIALRPGDEPKWIELGGCGMVDPNVLEACGIDPERWSGFAWGFGIERLAMGKYGIPDIRMLFENDLRFLKQF from the coding sequence ATGAGCGAGACGCCCCAGACCGCCATCGACTTCCTGGCCACCCTCGACGCCCTCCAGGCCGACGGGCTGGCTGAGCTCGAGAGCGTGGGCGATGCCGCGGCCCTTGAGGCCTGGCGGGTCGCGTTCCTGGGCTCCAAGGGCCGGCTCAAGGCCGCCATGGCGGGCATGAAGGACGTGCCGAAGGAGCAGAAGCCGGCGGCGGGGCAGAAGGCCAACGCGGTGAAGACGGCGCTCGAGGAGGCATTCGAGGGCCGCAAGGCGGCACTCTCGGGCGGTGGGGGCGCGAGCGGGGGGGCGATCGTCGATCTGACCGAGCCCGGGCTGCACACGGCCAGCGCGCTCGGGCGGCGGCACATCCTCATGCAGGTCCGCAGCGAGCTGGTCGAGGTGTGCGCGCGGCTGGGCTTCGCCGTCGCCAGCGGCCCCGAACTCGAGGACGACGAGCACAACTTCGTCAAGCTCAATATTCCGGCCGACCACCCGGCCCGCGACCCGATCGACAACTTCTACGTCGATGACCCGGCCAAGAGCGAGCGCCCGCGCATGCTCCGCAGCCAGACGTCCACGGTGCAGATCCGCACGATGGAACGGGCCGTGAAGGAAGGCTGGGGCCCGCCGCTCAAGGTCATCAGCCCCGGCCGCGTGTACCGCCCCGACACCGTCGACGCGACGCACTCGTTCATGTTCCACCAGCTCGAGGGCCTGTACGTCGACGAGGGCGTGTCGATGGTCGACCTCAAGACGACGCTGCTCCAGTTCGCCGAGGCGTACTTCGGGAAGGGCGCGCAGATCCGCCTGCGGCCCAGCTTCTTCCCCTTCACCGAGCCCAGCGCCGAGTTCGACATGATGATTGCGCTCAGGCCCGGCGACGAGCCCAAGTGGATCGAGCTGGGCGGCTGCGGCATGGTCGATCCGAACGTGCTCGAGGCCTGCGGCATCGACCCCGAGCGCTGGAGCGGCTTCGCCTGGGGCTTCGGCATCGAGCGGCTGGCGATGGGCAAGTACGGCATCCCCGACATCCGCATGCTGTTCGAGAACGACCTGCGATTCCTCAAACAGTTCTGA
- a CDS encoding VCBS repeat-containing protein, with translation MGCWKVRRTALLSVLVALGLTAPFSSAQGDGACGADAYSGRLSPGPFGATDLVLSDFTGDGRLDAAMPARDSQAVTVFPADGPHGFGAGLTRSGVSGAFRLACGDLDGDGDIDLASTASFRGVFCVLLNKGNGSLAEPIFFGSGVTTFDVTLADFDGDGDLDAALPGASRDEVYVFLNDGVGGFDEQRTFAVGDEPSKLAAGDLDGDGDADLLVVHFRNQRIALLNDGAANFAIGDVGAAGVSSPNRFELADLDNDGDLDGIATGASVEQVLYRNDGDAVFTIETWRAGGLISDIGIGDVNGDGLLDIVASHSGTFSTPGTSLLVNAGDGTFEPDIIVGQSPNALVALGDTDGDGLLDAVAATPSMTVLPNELLRTGRTTFELYDTANRLGSVHATDIDGDGDVDVLAPTQAPVDGVLVMHNDGSGALLPPVVFRAGTDPVHLAVADIDGDGDADVALVSRETRTITMLKNSAGTLAQDSTIVLSGWPLRAALEDVNGDGFPDAIATLETTNQVAVALNTGTGRFGPRSMYGVGQRPSGLAVGDADGDGWLDLLVTNPISQDASLLINDGSGGFQVEQRLDVRFTRYSDARLVDLDGDGIVEAVFAGNSWGFLRGLGDGAFGPLESQFSGLRGVSLDTGDVDGDGLLDVARPSSVAFQAADGFGTGIAYAPQLGDWVALADLTGNGRLDLISSQSGDSEIYVLRNRCAVAACPADLDGDGELTIFDFLAFGNLFDLMDPRADFDGDGAFTIFDFLAFQNAFGLGCP, from the coding sequence ATGGGATGCTGGAAGGTGCGCCGCACCGCGCTGCTGTCAGTATTGGTTGCCCTGGGCCTCACCGCCCCGTTCAGCTCGGCTCAGGGCGATGGTGCCTGCGGTGCAGATGCCTACTCGGGCCGCCTCTCGCCGGGTCCATTCGGTGCGACCGATCTCGTTCTATCCGATTTTACGGGCGATGGCCGACTCGACGCGGCCATGCCCGCTCGAGATTCTCAAGCGGTCACGGTCTTCCCGGCCGACGGCCCCCACGGGTTCGGGGCGGGCCTGACGCGGAGCGGCGTAAGCGGCGCGTTCCGACTGGCGTGCGGCGACCTGGACGGCGATGGCGACATCGACCTGGCCAGCACGGCGAGCTTCCGCGGGGTGTTCTGCGTCTTGCTTAACAAGGGCAATGGCTCGCTCGCCGAGCCGATTTTCTTCGGTTCGGGCGTCACGACGTTCGATGTGACGCTTGCCGACTTCGACGGCGACGGCGACTTGGACGCCGCGTTGCCCGGAGCGAGCCGCGATGAGGTGTACGTGTTCCTCAACGACGGCGTTGGCGGCTTCGATGAGCAACGCACGTTTGCCGTGGGTGACGAGCCTAGCAAGCTGGCCGCCGGCGACCTGGATGGCGACGGTGACGCCGACCTGCTTGTCGTGCATTTTCGCAATCAGCGCATCGCGCTGCTCAATGATGGTGCGGCCAACTTCGCCATCGGCGACGTCGGCGCGGCCGGGGTAAGCTCTCCGAACCGATTCGAGCTGGCCGACCTTGACAATGATGGCGACCTGGATGGCATCGCTACGGGCGCCAGCGTCGAGCAGGTGCTCTATCGCAACGACGGTGATGCGGTCTTCACGATCGAGACCTGGCGTGCGGGCGGGTTGATCAGCGACATCGGCATCGGCGACGTCAACGGCGACGGGCTGCTGGACATCGTCGCGTCCCATTCGGGCACGTTCTCCACCCCGGGCACGAGCCTGCTGGTCAATGCGGGCGATGGCACGTTCGAGCCAGACATCATCGTGGGCCAGAGCCCAAATGCGTTGGTCGCCCTTGGCGACACCGACGGGGATGGCCTGCTCGACGCCGTGGCGGCGACGCCCTCCATGACCGTGCTGCCCAACGAGCTGCTGCGAACGGGCCGGACCACATTCGAGCTGTACGACACGGCCAATCGCCTTGGGAGCGTCCACGCCACGGACATCGACGGCGACGGCGACGTGGACGTGCTCGCGCCGACGCAAGCCCCCGTCGATGGCGTCCTGGTCATGCACAACGATGGCTCGGGCGCGCTCCTGCCGCCGGTCGTGTTCCGGGCCGGCACGGATCCCGTGCACCTGGCCGTGGCGGACATCGATGGCGACGGCGACGCGGATGTAGCGCTGGTCAGCCGCGAGACGCGCACGATCACCATGCTGAAGAACAGCGCCGGCACGCTCGCCCAGGACAGCACCATCGTGCTGAGTGGCTGGCCATTGCGCGCGGCCCTGGAAGACGTCAACGGCGACGGCTTCCCGGACGCCATCGCGACGCTGGAGACAACCAACCAGGTCGCCGTGGCGCTCAACACCGGCACGGGGCGGTTCGGTCCTCGGAGCATGTATGGCGTGGGCCAAAGACCTTCCGGGCTGGCGGTGGGCGACGCCGACGGTGACGGTTGGTTGGACCTCCTGGTGACCAATCCCATCTCGCAGGACGCCAGCCTGCTGATCAACGACGGATCCGGCGGGTTCCAGGTCGAGCAGCGCCTCGACGTCCGGTTCACTCGGTATTCCGATGCCCGCTTGGTAGATCTTGACGGCGACGGTATCGTCGAAGCTGTGTTCGCGGGCAACAGCTGGGGCTTCTTACGCGGGCTGGGTGACGGCGCGTTTGGTCCGCTGGAGAGTCAGTTCAGCGGTTTGCGGGGTGTATCGCTCGACACGGGCGACGTCGATGGCGATGGCCTGCTGGATGTCGCCCGGCCCTCGTCGGTTGCCTTCCAGGCCGCCGACGGTTTCGGCACGGGCATCGCGTATGCGCCGCAGCTTGGCGACTGGGTCGCGCTGGCCGATCTCACCGGCAATGGCCGTCTGGATCTGATTTCCTCGCAATCTGGCGACAGTGAGATCTACGTCTTGCGCAATCGATGTGCCGTTGCCGCATGCCCGGCCGACCTCGACGGCGACGGCGAGCTGACCATCTTCGACTTCCTGGCGTTCGGCAACCTCTTCGACCTGATGGACCCGCGCGCCGACTTCGACGGCGACGGCGCGTTCACGATCTTCGACTTCCTGGCGTTCCAAAATGCGTTTGGCCTCGGCTGCCCGTAG
- a CDS encoding fumarylacetoacetate hydrolase family protein produces MELVRDDVGASVLTPAGSLPLRWIACIGRNYGEHAREMASAAAATSASGSSEHPTVFAKSPASIILHDDEIALPACCVDEATGGPQVDYEGELAVVIGTPARDVSVDEALGYVLGYCCANDVSARWWQKHGGGGQFVRGKSFDTFCPLGPSLTPAQGIDPTNLSLTTRLNGEVVQHASTRDMIYAVPEVVSRLSQGATLPAGTVILTGTPSGVGAARTPPRYLGPGDVVKVEIEGLGVLRNEVVGA; encoded by the coding sequence ATGGAACTGGTCCGTGATGACGTCGGCGCGTCTGTCCTGACACCCGCGGGGTCGCTGCCCTTGCGTTGGATCGCTTGCATCGGCCGCAACTACGGCGAGCACGCCAGAGAGATGGCATCGGCGGCCGCGGCGACCAGCGCGAGCGGTAGTTCCGAGCACCCGACCGTCTTCGCGAAGAGTCCGGCGTCGATCATTCTGCATGATGACGAGATCGCATTACCTGCGTGTTGCGTCGACGAGGCGACCGGCGGCCCACAAGTCGACTACGAGGGCGAGCTAGCGGTCGTGATTGGCACGCCAGCGCGCGACGTGTCGGTCGACGAGGCGCTCGGCTACGTGCTGGGCTACTGCTGCGCGAACGACGTCTCGGCTCGCTGGTGGCAGAAGCACGGCGGCGGCGGCCAGTTCGTGCGCGGCAAGAGCTTCGACACGTTCTGCCCGCTCGGCCCGAGCCTCACGCCCGCGCAGGGCATCGACCCAACCAATCTCTCGCTCACCACGCGGCTGAACGGTGAGGTCGTGCAGCATGCCTCGACCCGCGACATGATCTACGCCGTGCCCGAGGTCGTCAGCCGCCTGAGCCAGGGCGCCACGCTGCCGGCTGGCACGGTCATCTTGACCGGCACCCCCAGCGGCGTCGGTGCCGCGCGTACGCCGCCGAGGTATCTCGGGCCGGGCGACGTGGTAAAGGTCGAGATCGAGGGGCTGGGCGTGCTGCGCAACGAGGTGGTTGGCGCGTGA
- a CDS encoding fasciclin domain-containing protein, with the protein MTRKTTALTIAAVAGLATAAFALGTAPSGAKQDSCQSACGYEKNETQAVTMVSNNASDDTIVGVASEAGQFKTLLAAAQAAGLADALSSSGPLTVFAPTDEAFAKLGEGTINDLLKPENKQKLVSILTYHVVSGELPASKVLSRNDATTLNGQRIDFSQNDRGAFVDNARIIATDVDASNGVIHVIDSVIIPETKNLAQVATGDGRFTILAKAIEAAGLTSALTGDDALTVFAPTDEAFRKLPQGTLEELLRPENRETLTKILTYHVVSGRVYARDAVGAQRAETLQGDTVRVGIEDGRLTIDGANVINSDIETSNGVIHVIDSVILPG; encoded by the coding sequence ATGACTCGCAAGACCACCGCCCTGACTATCGCCGCCGTCGCCGGCCTCGCCACCGCCGCCTTTGCCCTGGGCACCGCGCCCAGCGGCGCCAAGCAGGACTCCTGCCAGAGCGCCTGCGGCTACGAGAAGAACGAGACGCAGGCCGTCACCATGGTCTCCAACAACGCGTCGGACGACACCATCGTCGGCGTCGCGTCCGAGGCCGGGCAGTTCAAGACGCTCCTTGCCGCCGCCCAGGCTGCCGGCCTGGCCGATGCCCTGAGCAGCAGCGGCCCGCTGACCGTGTTCGCCCCGACCGACGAGGCCTTCGCCAAGCTGGGCGAGGGCACCATCAACGACCTGCTCAAGCCCGAGAACAAGCAGAAGCTCGTCAGCATCCTGACCTACCACGTCGTCAGCGGCGAGCTGCCGGCCAGCAAGGTGCTGAGCCGCAACGATGCGACCACGCTCAACGGCCAGCGGATCGACTTCTCGCAGAACGACCGGGGCGCCTTCGTCGACAACGCCCGCATCATCGCGACCGACGTCGACGCCAGCAACGGCGTGATCCACGTCATCGACAGCGTGATCATCCCCGAGACCAAGAACCTGGCGCAGGTCGCCACCGGCGATGGCCGCTTCACCATCCTCGCCAAGGCCATCGAGGCCGCCGGCCTGACGAGTGCGCTCACTGGCGATGACGCCCTGACCGTGTTCGCGCCGACCGATGAGGCGTTCCGCAAGCTGCCCCAGGGCACGCTCGAGGAGCTGCTCCGGCCGGAGAACCGCGAGACGCTGACCAAGATCCTGACCTACCACGTCGTGTCGGGCCGCGTGTACGCTCGCGACGCCGTGGGCGCCCAGCGGGCCGAGACGCTGCAGGGCGACACCGTCCGCGTGGGCATCGAGGACGGCCGCCTGACCATCGACGGCGCCAACGTGATCAACAGCGACATCGAGACGAGCAACGGCGTCATCCACGTCATCGACTCGGTGATCCTGCCTGGCTGA
- the tig gene encoding trigger factor: MADTAQADILKDYTVTDSGPSRKRLEIEVAADTVDERLRTSVDTILEEAELPGFRRGRVPKALVEKRFGSNIRSEARNQIVAEAYQQAVEKSGLKVIGDPFGTQLKDIELEAGKPLKFGLDVEVQPEFDLPKLEGLELKKPVLEVSDERVDEELTKICLNEGTLESHDASEKGDYLTGNAKMVDADGTEHYNIEGAVVQCPPDGKQGMILGVVVEDLGKQLGQPKVGDTATIKTKGPEQHEVEALRGKDLTVTFEVTAIDKIVPLDRAELVSRFSLENEDELKSRLRERLEQRSRIQQTTALRQQVAKHLLENTEFELPERMTAQQAGRAMERRRMELMYRGMDETEIESHVAQLRAASAAEARQNLKLFFVLNRVAEEMDVQVSENEARQRVAEMAFERGARPEQFFQELVQSGRIQSIFLQIREHKTLDAIVEKSTVKEVKAEELQGELGEGVEPTA; this comes from the coding sequence ATGGCCGATACCGCACAAGCGGACATCTTGAAGGACTACACCGTCACCGACAGCGGCCCGAGCCGCAAGCGCCTGGAGATCGAGGTCGCAGCGGACACGGTCGATGAGCGGCTCCGCACGTCGGTCGACACCATCCTCGAAGAGGCCGAATTGCCCGGCTTCCGCCGCGGCCGCGTGCCCAAGGCGCTGGTCGAGAAGCGTTTCGGCTCCAACATCAGGAGCGAGGCCCGCAACCAGATCGTTGCCGAGGCCTACCAGCAGGCCGTTGAGAAGAGCGGCCTGAAGGTCATCGGCGACCCCTTCGGCACCCAGCTCAAGGACATCGAACTCGAAGCCGGCAAGCCGTTGAAGTTCGGTCTGGACGTCGAGGTTCAGCCCGAGTTCGACCTGCCCAAGCTCGAGGGGCTCGAGCTGAAGAAGCCGGTCCTTGAAGTCAGCGACGAGCGCGTCGACGAGGAACTCACAAAGATCTGCCTCAACGAGGGCACGCTCGAGAGCCACGACGCCAGCGAGAAGGGCGACTACCTCACCGGCAACGCCAAGATGGTCGATGCCGATGGCACCGAGCACTACAACATCGAGGGCGCCGTCGTCCAGTGCCCGCCCGACGGCAAGCAGGGCATGATCCTGGGCGTCGTCGTTGAGGACCTGGGCAAGCAGCTCGGTCAGCCGAAGGTCGGCGACACCGCCACCATCAAGACCAAGGGCCCCGAGCAGCACGAGGTCGAGGCCCTCCGCGGCAAGGACCTGACCGTGACCTTCGAGGTCACCGCCATCGACAAGATCGTCCCGCTCGATCGGGCCGAGCTGGTCAGCCGGTTCAGCCTCGAGAACGAGGACGAGCTCAAGAGCCGCCTCCGCGAGCGTCTCGAGCAGCGGTCGCGCATCCAGCAGACCACGGCCCTGCGTCAACAGGTCGCCAAGCACCTGCTGGAGAACACCGAGTTCGAGCTGCCCGAGCGCATGACGGCCCAGCAGGCCGGCCGCGCCATGGAGCGCCGTCGCATGGAGCTCATGTACCGCGGCATGGACGAGACCGAGATCGAGAGCCACGTCGCCCAGCTCCGGGCCGCGTCGGCCGCCGAGGCCCGCCAGAACCTCAAGCTCTTCTTCGTGCTCAACCGCGTGGCCGAGGAGATGGACGTGCAGGTCTCCGAGAACGAGGCCCGCCAGCGCGTGGCCGAGATGGCCTTCGAGCGCGGCGCCCGCCCCGAGCAGTTCTTCCAGGAGCTGGTCCAGAGCGGCCGCATCCAGAGCATCTTCCTGCAGATCCGCGAGCACAAGACCCTTGACGCGATCGTCGAGAAGTCGACCGTCAAGGAAGTCAAGGCCGAGGAACTCCAGGGCGAGCTGGGCGAGGGCGTCGAGCCGACTGCCTGA
- the guaB gene encoding IMP dehydrogenase, with translation MSMATHSITPPPSNAAPSHSSQASDAPTADAKVVLDGITYDDVLLLPRASEVLPAGADTSSQLTRGIRLRVPIVSAPMDTVTEAPLAIALALEGGIGIIHKNLSEEEQARQVVQVKRSANGVITDPITLGPGDTVGRARELMAQYNVSGFPVTEDGSDDLRSKGKILGILTRRDLKFVEDLSTKVSQVMTSDPLVTAPAGTTLNEAEGILNQNKVEKLILVDENKHLAGLVTMRDIERLSRFPDASTDSLGRLLCGAAVGVLQFDRVDALIAAGVDVIVVDTAHGHSRNVLETVKQIKAKHDIQVIAGNVATADGARDLANAGVDAVKVGIGPGSICTTRVVTGVGVPQISAIFEGLRGVAQADPTNPVPVIADGGIRMSGDIAKAIAAGASTVMLGGLLAGLDESPGELVISGGRRYKSYRGMGSEGAMNRGSADRYGQADKYDQSGRPKQKFVPEGVEGLVPYRGPLAEFVYQLVGGLRAAMGYTGCPTIEDFRSDARFCRVTAASMVESHPHDIRITKESPNYTIEGRNKEH, from the coding sequence ATGAGCATGGCCACCCACTCGATCACGCCTCCCCCGAGCAACGCCGCCCCCTCACATTCCAGCCAAGCAAGCGACGCCCCGACGGCGGACGCGAAGGTCGTGTTGGACGGCATCACGTACGACGACGTGCTGCTGCTGCCGCGCGCCAGCGAGGTGCTCCCGGCCGGGGCCGACACCTCCAGCCAGCTCACGCGGGGCATCCGCCTCCGCGTGCCGATCGTCAGCGCGCCGATGGACACCGTCACCGAAGCGCCGCTGGCCATCGCGCTCGCCCTCGAGGGCGGCATCGGCATCATCCATAAAAACCTGTCCGAAGAAGAGCAGGCCAGGCAGGTCGTGCAAGTGAAGCGCTCGGCCAACGGCGTGATCACCGACCCCATCACGCTGGGCCCGGGCGACACCGTCGGCCGAGCCCGCGAGCTCATGGCCCAGTACAACGTCTCGGGCTTTCCGGTCACCGAAGACGGCTCGGACGACCTGCGAAGCAAGGGCAAGATCCTGGGCATCCTGACCCGGCGCGACCTCAAGTTCGTCGAAGATCTCTCGACCAAGGTCTCCCAGGTGATGACCAGCGACCCGCTGGTGACCGCGCCCGCCGGCACGACGCTGAACGAGGCCGAGGGCATCCTCAACCAGAACAAGGTCGAGAAGCTCATCCTCGTCGACGAGAACAAGCACCTTGCCGGCCTGGTCACCATGCGCGACATCGAGCGGCTGAGCCGCTTCCCAGACGCCAGCACCGACTCGCTCGGCCGGCTCCTCTGCGGCGCCGCCGTCGGCGTGCTGCAATTCGACCGTGTCGACGCGCTCATCGCTGCGGGCGTCGACGTCATCGTCGTCGACACCGCGCACGGCCACAGCCGAAACGTGCTCGAGACCGTCAAGCAGATCAAGGCCAAGCACGACATCCAGGTCATCGCGGGCAACGTCGCGACCGCCGACGGGGCGCGAGACCTCGCGAACGCCGGCGTCGACGCGGTGAAGGTCGGCATCGGCCCGGGCAGCATCTGCACGACGCGCGTCGTCACGGGCGTGGGCGTGCCGCAGATCTCGGCCATCTTCGAGGGCCTTCGCGGCGTCGCCCAGGCAGATCCAACGAACCCGGTCCCCGTCATCGCCGACGGAGGCATCCGCATGTCCGGCGACATCGCCAAGGCCATCGCCGCCGGCGCCAGCACGGTGATGCTGGGCGGGCTGCTCGCCGGTCTGGATGAGAGCCCGGGCGAGCTCGTGATTTCCGGCGGCCGCCGCTACAAGAGCTACCGCGGCATGGGCTCAGAAGGGGCCATGAACCGCGGCAGCGCCGACCGCTACGGCCAGGCCGACAAGTACGACCAGAGCGGACGACCGAAGCAGAAGTTCGTGCCCGAGGGCGTCGAGGGCCTGGTGCCCTACCGCGGCCCGCTGGCCGAGTTCGTCTACCAGCTCGTCGGCGGCCTCCGCGCCGCGATGGGCTACACGGGTTGCCCAACCATCGAGGACTTCCGCAGCGACGCCCGCTTCTGCCGCGTCACGGCCGCCAGCATGGTCGAGAGCCACCCCCACGACATCCGCATCACCAAGGAATCGCCCAACTACACCATCGAGGGGCGAAACAAGGAACACTGA
- a CDS encoding Bax inhibitor-1/YccA family protein, with translation MITSTGNPAVSKVEQYLGHGDWADHVAAPKTMTYQGAITNTAILLGLTVGTATLLWSFAAEMWLALLAGGGILGLILALVIIFKPRLAPFLAPIYALAEGAFLAGASFMWVGFASKEQAAASSGGGGVMAQLDTSLIAQAAGLTFAITAVMLALYATRIIRATPLVVRMIVVATGGVLLFALANILLSFLGVRLVSWNGGPLSIAVSGVIVAVAAFNLIIDFKIVEDGVANKAPKWMEWYAGFALLVTIVWLYLSILRLLAMLRGGE, from the coding sequence ATGATCACCAGCACCGGCAACCCCGCCGTCAGCAAGGTCGAGCAGTATCTCGGCCACGGCGATTGGGCCGATCACGTCGCCGCACCAAAGACCATGACCTATCAGGGCGCCATCACCAACACGGCGATCCTGCTTGGGCTGACCGTGGGCACGGCAACGCTGCTGTGGTCGTTCGCCGCGGAGATGTGGCTGGCCCTTCTGGCTGGCGGCGGCATCCTCGGACTTATTCTGGCGCTCGTCATTATCTTCAAGCCGCGGCTTGCCCCGTTCCTCGCGCCGATCTACGCGCTCGCCGAAGGCGCGTTCCTGGCAGGCGCGTCGTTCATGTGGGTCGGGTTCGCAAGCAAGGAGCAGGCCGCAGCCTCCAGCGGTGGCGGCGGCGTGATGGCCCAGCTCGACACTTCGCTCATCGCCCAGGCCGCCGGGCTGACCTTCGCCATCACCGCCGTCATGCTCGCGCTCTACGCCACGCGGATCATCCGCGCCACGCCGCTGGTCGTCCGCATGATCGTCGTCGCCACCGGCGGTGTCCTGCTCTTCGCGCTGGCCAACATCCTGCTGAGCTTCCTCGGCGTCCGCCTCGTGAGCTGGAACGGCGGGCCGCTGAGCATCGCCGTCAGCGGCGTCATCGTCGCCGTCGCGGCCTTCAACCTCATCATCGACTTCAAGATCGTCGAGGACGGCGTGGCCAACAAGGCCCCCAAGTGGATGGAGTGGTACGCCGGCTTTGCCCTTCTGGTCACCATCGTCTGGCTCTACCTCAGCATCCTCCGCCTGCTGGCCATGCTCCGCGGCGGGGAGTAG
- a CDS encoding HNH endonuclease, which yields MLLLNKHYAALRIVTARRAFTLLCKELAEVVHVEGEDTTATFSNYDFAQWVEVSALQHEMEPAAHDWVRTVRLSIAVPRVIRLLGYDRLPRVQVRLSRRTIFERDGHQCQYCKRYFRGGDLSVDHVLPRARGGGDSWENLVAACIRCNAAKGDRTPSEAGMPLARAPKRPTPDSILHGWGSGGPGNKARGARSDPRFAAWRMFLPAGR from the coding sequence GTGCTGCTCTTGAACAAGCACTATGCCGCGCTGCGCATTGTCACCGCCCGCCGGGCGTTCACGCTGCTATGCAAGGAACTGGCCGAGGTCGTCCACGTCGAGGGCGAGGACACGACGGCGACGTTCAGCAACTACGACTTCGCCCAGTGGGTCGAGGTGTCGGCCTTGCAGCACGAGATGGAGCCGGCCGCCCACGATTGGGTGCGCACGGTCCGGCTGTCGATCGCCGTTCCACGGGTGATCCGGCTCCTGGGCTACGACCGCTTGCCACGCGTGCAGGTGCGGCTGAGCCGGCGGACGATCTTCGAGCGCGACGGGCACCAGTGCCAGTACTGCAAGCGGTACTTCCGCGGCGGAGACTTGTCGGTCGACCACGTATTGCCCCGCGCGCGGGGCGGCGGCGATAGCTGGGAGAACCTGGTGGCCGCGTGCATCCGCTGCAACGCCGCCAAGGGCGATCGCACGCCCAGCGAGGCAGGCATGCCCTTGGCACGAGCGCCCAAGCGGCCCACGCCCGATTCGATCCTGCACGGTTGGGGCTCGGGCGGACCGGGCAACAAGGCCCGCGGCGCGCGCAGCGATCCGAGATTCGCGGCGTGGCGGATGTTCTTGCCTGCTGGGCGCTAA